The Arachis hypogaea cultivar Tifrunner chromosome 19, arahy.Tifrunner.gnm2.J5K5, whole genome shotgun sequence genome has a window encoding:
- the LOC112779838 gene encoding L-type lectin-domain containing receptor kinase VII.1-like has translation MGNFLLVYEYMDNGSLDKRVFCDESMMLNCEERIRNIKGVAFAVLYLHEGWEEQVLHRDIKASNVLLDKDMNGKLGDFGLARMHSHGQVASTTKLVGTVGYMAPEVIKTGQASTRTDVYMFGILILEVMCGRRPMEEGKPPLVELVWGLMVKGELMNALDERLSAKGDFNLQQVEKVLQLGLLCAYPEPKSRPNMRQVVSILEGNNEGGEESENENADTCLLLKLKSGDIFSEYSNYFSYSTHPTFEDIRQSNTSSMSLTWSKSVVEGR, from the coding sequence ATGGGAAATTTCTTGTTAGTTTATGAATACATGGATAATGGGAGTTTGGATAAGAGAGTGTTTTGTGATGAGAGCATGATGCTGAACTGTGAAGAGAGAATAAGAAATATCAAAGGTGTGGCCTTTGCTGTGTTGTATTTGCATGAAGGTTGGGAAGAACAAGTTCTGCATAGGGACATCAAAGCCAGCAATGTGTTACTTGATAAGGATATGAATGGAAAGCTTGGAGACTTTGGATTAGCAAGAATGCATAGCCATGGCCAAGTTGCTAGCACAACAAAGTTGGTTGGAACAGTTGGTTACATGGCTCCAGAAGTGATCAAGACTGGACAAGCCTCGACTCGCACGGATGTGTACATGTTTGGAATCTTGATTTTAGAGGTCATGTGTGGAAGGAGGCCTATGGAAGAAGGTAAGCCACCTCTTGTGGAGCTTGTGTGGGGACTAATGGTTAAAGGGGAACTAATGAATGCACTTGATGAGAGGTTAAGTGCTAAAGGAGACTTCAATCTGCAACAAGTTGAGAAGGTTCTTCAGTTGGGATTGTTGTGTGCATACCCTGAACCAAAATCAAGACCAAACATGAGACAAGTTGTGAGTATTTTAGAAGGGAACAATGAGGGAGGAGAAGAATCAGAGAATGAGAATGCGGATACTTGTTTGCTTCTAAAGTTGAAATCTGGGGATATTTTTTCTGAGTATTCTAATTATTTTAGCTATTCAACACACCCAACATTTGAAGATATTCGCCAGTCTAATACTTCTTCAATGTCTCTTACTTGGTCTAAATCTGTAGTTGAGGGTAGATGA
- the LOC112779176 gene encoding agamous-like MADS-box protein AGL62, whose amino-acid sequence MSSSRSGARKSRGRQRIEMKKMSNESNLQVTFSKRRSGLFKKASELCTLCGADVALVVFSPGQKVFSFGHPNVETVMDRYLSRASTLPNLSGTLQFIEAHRNANVRDFNSRLMQVNNQLETEKQRSDHLNHFHKVAMNQFWWALPIENMSKTQLNQFRAALENLKKSVAQHVNSLFVHESINNPNQFFGQSSSNALVPHQPSPPPLLPPPPPSAQLVPQLFGNGPHFLQHQSPMMLHESPMMQNHMFNMNNIGQFGSSAAGFL is encoded by the coding sequence ATGTCGAGTTCAAGAAGCGGTGCAAGGAAAAGCAGGGGTCGCCAAAGAATTGAGATGAAGAAGATGAGCAATGAAAGCAACCTCCAAGTCACGTTCTCTAAGCGTCGCAGCGGCTTGTTCAAGAAAGCAAGTGAGCTTTGCACCCTCTGCGGTGCTGACGTGGCACTCGTCGTGTTTTCTCCTGGCCAGAAAGTCTTTTCCTTCGGCCACCCAAACGTGGAAACCGTTATGGATCGTTACCTGTCACGTGCATCTACCCTCCCAAACTTATCCGGCACTTTGCAATTCATTGAGGCCCACCGCAACGCCAATGTGCGTGACTTCAACTCTCGACTCATGCAGGTGAATAACCAACTTGAAACTGAGAAGCAGCGTAGTGATCACTTGAATCATTTTCATAAGGTTGCCATGAATCAGTTCTGGTGGGCCTTGCCCATTGAAAATATGAGCAAGACCCAACTAAACCAGTTCAGGGCGGCACTTGAGAACCTTAAAAAGAGTGTCGCCCAACATGTCAATAGCCTCTTCGTTCACGAAAGTATTAACAACCCAAATCAATTCTTTGGTCAGTCATCTTCAAATGCTCTAGTGCCACATcagccttctcctcctcctcttcttccaccaccaccaccttccgCTCAACTAGTTCCTCAGTTGTTTGGTAATGGTCCACACTTTCTACAGCATCAGAGCCCTATGATGCTTCATGAGAGCCCTATGATGCAAAATCATATGTTTAACATGAACAACATTGGACAATTTGGGTCTTCTGCTGCTGGATTCCTTTGA